From the genome of Ignavibacteriales bacterium, one region includes:
- the uvrA gene encoding excinuclease ABC subunit UvrA produces MKSKHKVSQENKIIVKGARQHNLKNVSLEIPRNKLVVFTGVSGSGKSSLVFDTIYAEGQRRYVESLSSYARQFLERMNKPDVDFIFGISPAVAIEQKTGARNPRSTVGTSTEIFDYLRLLYARIGKTICFSCGKVVKKDTVATVSEWLEDQDEEAKFYLGFPIHSHEGRTVKEEIDLLRKKGFFRIFLKEKLIDLNETKTIPKSKKDIFVVLDRFKIKKGKVRETLAESIEAAFKEGEGRLAIINAETNQSKQFTKFYECCGIRYEEPEPRFFSFNNPFGACPVCQGFGKTMGYEMDLIVPNPRLSLMEGAVAPWRTVKNSKYLRDLIRNNDNRIPLNIPFKDLSEEQLTFVKDGFKGFVGINGFFKHLEEKTYRMGIRILLSKYRGYTTCAACRGSRLRREALQVMIDEKSIHEIVQMSIERAQIFFKLLSLTDYEKAIAQRIFDEIVKRLAFLNDVGLGYLSLDRLSSTLSGGETQRINLATSLGSALMGTLYVLDEPSIGLHPRDNAKLINILKSLRDLGNTVLVVEHDKDMMHESDLIFDMGPRAGIHGGEIVASGTCDEIIANEKSLTGKYLSGTLQIPIPKNRNTLETESIKIIGARENNLKNINVEFPLKKFVVVTGVSGSGKSTLVHDILYSGIIKINGGNPRKLGKYDSIEGSRYIDEIEIVDQSPIGKSPRSNPISYVKGYETIRELFANTPQARSRGYKPGYFSFNVPGGRCETCQGEGYITIEMQFLADLYLECDDCKSTRFKKEVREITYRGKNIVDVLNMTVDEAIEFFVNNTKIVSMLQVLSDVGLGYIKLGQPSTTLSGGEAQRVKLALHLSQQKKNQHTLFIFDEPTTGLHFDDIGKLLKCFQMLIENKNSVVIIEHNLDIIKCADHVIDLGPEAGDKGGEVVAVGTPEEISENEKSHTGRFLKSYLN; encoded by the coding sequence ATGAAATCAAAACATAAAGTCTCACAAGAGAACAAAATAATTGTCAAAGGAGCACGGCAGCATAACCTTAAAAACGTTTCGTTAGAAATTCCACGAAATAAATTAGTTGTGTTTACCGGTGTAAGCGGCAGCGGAAAGTCCTCTCTCGTATTCGATACAATTTATGCGGAAGGTCAGCGGCGTTATGTAGAAAGTTTATCATCCTACGCGCGCCAGTTTCTTGAACGGATGAACAAACCGGATGTTGATTTTATTTTTGGAATTTCTCCCGCAGTTGCAATTGAACAAAAGACCGGCGCAAGAAATCCGCGCTCAACAGTAGGAACAAGCACAGAGATATTTGATTATTTGCGTCTACTTTATGCCCGCATCGGAAAAACAATTTGTTTTAGCTGCGGTAAAGTTGTTAAGAAAGATACGGTTGCAACCGTTTCCGAATGGTTGGAAGATCAAGATGAAGAAGCGAAATTTTACCTCGGATTCCCGATCCATTCGCATGAAGGAAGAACTGTTAAAGAAGAAATTGACTTACTTAGGAAAAAAGGTTTCTTCAGAATCTTCTTGAAAGAAAAATTAATTGACCTGAATGAAACTAAAACTATTCCTAAATCGAAAAAAGATATTTTTGTTGTTCTCGACCGCTTCAAGATCAAGAAAGGAAAAGTAAGGGAAACTCTTGCGGAATCAATTGAGGCGGCGTTTAAAGAAGGAGAAGGTCGGCTTGCAATCATAAATGCCGAGACTAACCAGTCCAAGCAATTCACAAAATTTTACGAATGCTGCGGAATCCGTTATGAAGAACCCGAACCAAGATTTTTTTCATTCAACAATCCTTTCGGTGCATGCCCGGTCTGCCAGGGCTTCGGCAAAACGATGGGATATGAGATGGATCTCATCGTTCCTAATCCAAGATTAAGTTTGATGGAAGGCGCCGTGGCTCCATGGCGCACTGTGAAGAACAGCAAATATCTCAGAGACTTGATTAGAAACAATGATAACAGAATTCCTTTGAACATTCCATTCAAAGATTTATCCGAAGAACAATTAACATTCGTCAAAGATGGATTCAAAGGATTTGTAGGAATAAACGGATTCTTCAAACATCTTGAAGAAAAAACTTACAGGATGGGAATCCGGATTTTGTTGAGCAAATACCGGGGGTATACAACTTGCGCAGCATGCCGCGGCTCACGTCTGCGCCGCGAAGCTCTTCAGGTTATGATTGATGAAAAATCAATACACGAAATTGTTCAAATGTCTATCGAACGCGCCCAGATTTTTTTCAAACTCTTATCTCTTACAGATTACGAAAAGGCAATCGCACAAAGAATTTTTGATGAAATTGTAAAACGTCTCGCATTTTTAAATGATGTAGGGCTTGGTTATCTATCATTAGACCGTTTGAGCAGCACACTTTCCGGAGGCGAAACTCAGCGGATCAATCTTGCGACTTCTCTTGGCTCCGCATTGATGGGAACGCTTTATGTTCTGGATGAACCGTCAATAGGTTTACATCCGCGTGATAATGCTAAGCTGATTAATATTTTAAAATCGCTTCGTGATCTTGGTAATACAGTTTTAGTTGTAGAACACGATAAAGATATGATGCATGAATCCGATCTGATTTTTGATATGGGACCACGCGCTGGTATTCACGGCGGGGAAATCGTGGCATCGGGAACATGCGATGAGATAATAGCAAATGAGAAATCACTCACGGGAAAATATCTTTCCGGTACTCTTCAGATTCCGATTCCTAAAAATCGAAACACTTTGGAAACAGAATCAATAAAAATTATCGGTGCACGAGAGAACAATCTTAAAAATATTAATGTCGAGTTCCCTCTTAAAAAATTTGTTGTAGTTACCGGGGTTAGCGGTTCGGGTAAATCAACTTTAGTTCATGATATTCTTTACAGCGGCATAATAAAAATAAACGGCGGCAATCCCCGTAAGCTTGGTAAGTATGATTCAATTGAGGGCTCCCGTTACATAGATGAAATAGAGATTGTTGATCAGTCTCCTATCGGAAAATCTCCCCGTTCAAATCCGATCAGTTATGTAAAAGGATATGAAACAATACGCGAACTTTTTGCAAATACACCGCAAGCACGTTCGCGCGGTTACAAGCCGGGTTACTTTTCGTTCAACGTCCCGGGCGGAAGATGCGAGACATGCCAGGGCGAAGGATACATAACTATCGAGATGCAATTTCTTGCCGATCTTTATCTTGAATGTGATGATTGCAAAAGTACACGATTCAAAAAAGAAGTAAGGGAAATTACTTACCGTGGGAAAAATATTGTTGATGTTTTGAACATGACCGTTGACGAAGCAATCGAATTCTTTGTTAACAACACAAAAATAGTTTCAATGCTTCAAGTTCTTTCAGATGTTGGGTTGGGCTACATAAAACTCGGTCAGCCTTCAACTACACTTTCGGGCGGAGAGGCACAGCGTGTTAAACTTGCCTTGCATCTTTCCCAGCAGAAGAAAAATCAGCATACACTTTTTATTTTTGACGAACCGACAACCGGTCTCCACTTCGACGACATTGGAAAGCTTCTAAAATGTTTTCAGATGCTAATAGAAAACAAAAATTCGGTTGTTATAATTGAACACAATTTAGATATAATTAAATGTGCCGATCATGTAATTGATCTTGGTCCCGAAGCCGGAGATAAAGGTGGCGAGGTTGTTGCCGTTGGTACTCCAGAAGAGATTTCCGAGAATGAAAAATCGCACACTGGAAGATTTCTTAAAAGCTATTTAAACTAA
- a CDS encoding SpoIIE family protein phosphatase → MKVREYIEFVFNLIFSDKDVKSILFLVLSFILTSYTNNYSQNNNPIFEQIFLQHGLSQSIVTHIIQDKTGFIWIATEDGLNKFDGYEFKVYRNDPNNTNSPSYNQITALYGDTDGRIWIGTFYGGLDLYDPLKNKFTHHRFDPKNEATLSNNNVNVIYEDKEGYLWIGTDAGLNKFDKTTRKFTRFQNNPKNDKSLSHNIIRSICEDKEGNLWIGTDNGLNRFDRKNDSFTVFLNEPGNSKSISHNEIYSIYCDRSGILWIGTRGGGLNKLIPPTKNNSLSSFIRYKNVPGNPGSINNDQVYAIYEDTNGTLWIGTNGGGLNIFDRKTESFRHYLHNPLNPASLSYNEVRSIFEDRSGLIWIGTYGGGIDLVNRGRKKFNLYSKIPNTPNSLNENIVWSIYEDNSGIIWIGTHGGGLNSLDRSKKLYTHYLHDPNNTNSLSHNIVRLVFEDKESNFWVGTNGGGLNLFYKATGNFKSFTHRENDTYSISYNELRSIYQDRSGTIWIGTNGGGLNKMIFDNNKKSSPKFITYRNSPDDQNSLSNDFVRVIFEDHNGNFWIGTQGGGLNKFDREKNIFTHYRAKSGDIKSINNDYIFAIYEDSHNRLWLGTWGGGLIEFDVLNKTFRSYTIKNGLPSDAIYGMLEDEDGFLWISTNNGLAKFDPDKKTFKNFNVSDGLQNNEFNGGSFFKSKNGEMFFGGIGGFNSFYPKEIKDNTHIPPVVITSFKKLNREVTFERPINTINEIELSNEDYLFSFEFASLDFNSPPKNMYAYKMEGLDENWITTTADKRYAVYTTLSPGKYVFHVKGSNNDGIWNETGTSINIIILPPFWKTWWFIAICLMLTGGLFVFSLKRRMKNVRILTELRTAHETQMSIMPNKDPEIELFDFSALCIPASEVGGDFFDYIWMDEEKTKLGIIIGDVSGKGMKSAMNALLCSGMITSLIHGNLTVKEIMTRVNRSLFSKTDRKMFTALCFSMLDIRTKELIFTNAGLNPPLVKTNGKVFSLESSGPKFPLGGLPTTEYKEQKHQFTSGDILLFSTDGITEAQNKEKELYGAGRLITLLELMDTHSLSAQQIKEAIFENVTQFTFHTNQSDDMTLIIIKVL, encoded by the coding sequence TTGAAAGTTAGAGAATATATTGAATTTGTTTTTAATCTTATATTTTCCGATAAAGATGTAAAATCAATTCTGTTTTTAGTATTATCATTCATACTCACTTCGTATACAAACAACTATTCCCAGAACAACAATCCAATTTTCGAACAAATTTTTCTGCAGCATGGTCTTTCACAGAGCATCGTAACTCATATTATTCAGGATAAAACGGGATTCATCTGGATTGCAACAGAAGATGGCTTGAATAAATTTGACGGATATGAATTCAAGGTATATAGAAACGATCCGAATAATACAAATAGTCCTTCCTACAATCAGATAACCGCTCTTTACGGTGACACAGATGGAAGAATCTGGATAGGTACTTTTTACGGTGGCTTGGATCTGTATGATCCTTTAAAGAATAAATTTACTCATCATCGTTTCGATCCGAAAAATGAGGCAACACTAAGCAATAATAACGTAAATGTAATCTATGAAGATAAGGAAGGATACCTGTGGATTGGCACAGATGCAGGATTGAATAAATTCGATAAAACAACACGTAAGTTCACGCGTTTCCAGAACAATCCCAAAAATGATAAGAGTCTGAGCCATAACATTATAAGATCTATTTGCGAAGATAAGGAGGGAAATCTCTGGATAGGAACGGATAACGGTTTAAATAGATTTGATAGAAAAAATGATTCTTTTACAGTATTTCTAAATGAGCCGGGAAATTCAAAGAGTATTAGCCATAATGAAATTTATTCTATTTATTGCGACAGATCAGGAATTTTATGGATAGGTACACGCGGCGGCGGATTGAACAAATTAATTCCTCCTACAAAAAATAATTCACTCTCATCTTTCATAAGATATAAAAATGTACCTGGCAACCCCGGCAGCATCAATAATGATCAGGTTTATGCTATCTACGAGGATACGAACGGAACACTTTGGATTGGAACGAACGGAGGCGGACTAAATATTTTCGACAGGAAGACAGAATCATTTAGACATTACCTGCATAATCCGTTGAATCCTGCCAGTCTAAGCTATAATGAAGTCAGGTCCATTTTTGAAGACAGATCCGGTCTTATATGGATTGGCACTTACGGAGGGGGAATTGATTTGGTTAATAGGGGAAGAAAAAAATTTAATCTTTATAGTAAAATTCCAAACACTCCTAACAGTCTAAACGAAAACATTGTTTGGTCTATTTACGAAGATAATTCCGGTATAATTTGGATAGGAACTCACGGCGGCGGATTGAATAGCTTGGACCGTTCAAAAAAACTTTATACTCATTATCTGCATGACCCGAATAATACAAATAGTCTGAGCCATAATATTGTTCGCTTAGTATTTGAAGATAAAGAGAGCAATTTTTGGGTAGGCACAAACGGAGGAGGATTGAACCTATTCTACAAAGCGACGGGAAATTTTAAATCATTCACCCACAGAGAAAATGATACTTACAGTATCAGCTATAATGAATTGCGATCAATTTATCAGGACCGTTCGGGAACTATATGGATAGGAACAAACGGCGGTGGACTTAACAAGATGATTTTTGATAATAACAAAAAATCTTCGCCAAAATTTATTACTTACAGGAATTCGCCTGATGATCAAAATAGCCTTAGCAATGATTTTGTACGTGTAATTTTTGAAGATCATAACGGAAACTTTTGGATTGGAACACAAGGAGGAGGACTAAACAAGTTTGACAGAGAAAAAAATATTTTTACTCATTACCGCGCAAAAAGCGGTGATATAAAGAGCATCAACAATGATTATATTTTTGCTATCTATGAAGACTCACATAATAGATTGTGGCTTGGCACCTGGGGAGGCGGACTAATTGAATTTGATGTACTGAATAAAACTTTCAGAAGTTATACAATAAAAAATGGCTTACCAAGTGATGCTATTTATGGAATGCTGGAAGATGAAGACGGCTTTCTTTGGATAAGTACTAATAACGGTCTTGCCAAATTCGATCCTGACAAAAAAACTTTTAAGAATTTCAATGTCAGCGATGGTCTGCAGAATAATGAATTCAACGGAGGATCATTTTTCAAGAGCAAAAACGGCGAAATGTTCTTTGGCGGCATTGGAGGATTTAATTCCTTTTATCCTAAAGAAATTAAAGATAACACTCATATTCCTCCAGTTGTAATAACCAGCTTCAAAAAACTAAATCGGGAAGTTACTTTTGAAAGACCGATTAATACCATAAACGAGATCGAACTTTCTAACGAGGATTATCTTTTCTCATTCGAATTTGCATCACTCGATTTCAACTCGCCTCCTAAAAACATGTACGCATATAAAATGGAAGGACTTGATGAAAACTGGATCACTACAACTGCAGATAAACGATACGCTGTTTATACAACTTTGTCGCCGGGTAAATATGTGTTTCATGTAAAAGGTTCCAACAATGATGGAATCTGGAATGAAACCGGAACTTCAATTAACATTATTATTCTGCCTCCTTTCTGGAAAACGTGGTGGTTCATTGCGATTTGTTTAATGCTTACCGGCGGTTTATTTGTTTTTTCATTAAAGAGAAGAATGAAGAACGTGAGAATACTAACCGAACTGCGTACAGCTCACGAAACTCAAATGTCTATTATGCCCAATAAAGATCCCGAGATTGAATTGTTCGATTTCTCAGCTTTATGCATTCCTGCAAGTGAAGTAGGAGGTGATTTCTTCGACTATATCTGGATGGACGAAGAGAAAACGAAACTTGGAATAATCATTGGCGACGTTTCAGGTAAAGGAATGAAATCTGCCATGAATGCTCTCCTGTGCAGCGGAATGATTACTTCTCTTATTCACGGTAATCTTACAGTAAAAGAAATTATGACACGTGTAAACAGATCTTTATTTTCAAAAACAGACAGAAAGATGTTTACAGCTTTATGCTTTTCAATGCTTGATATTAGAACTAAAGAATTAATTTTTACAAATGCGGGCTTGAATCCACCGCTGGTAAAAACCAATGGTAAAGTTTTTTCTTTGGAAAGTTCAGGACCTAAATTTCCTCTGGGCGGACTTCCAACTACCGAGTACAAAGAGCAGAAGCATCAATTTACATCGGGAGATATTTTACTCTTTTCCACAGACGGAATTACTGAAGCACAGAACAAAGAGAAAGAATTATACGGAGCGGGCAGATTAATAACTCTTCTCGAATTGATGGACACACATTCACTCTCGGCTCAACAGATCAAAGAAGCTATATTTGAGAACGTAACACAATTCACGTTTCATACAAATCAAAGCGATGATATGACTTTGATTATCATAAAAGTGCTCTAA